A window of the Desulfovibrio sp. TomC genome harbors these coding sequences:
- the pheA gene encoding prephenate dehydratase: MNPDSPANAAPPGSLEEALLEIRHGIDALDNDILVLLSKRAALSLEVGRRKDGRDSAIFKPFREQEVLDRLVKANPGPLPAGHLLSIYREILSSSRRLQRPERVAYLGPEGTFSHFAAMAALGHSPDFLPQTTIGDVFAAVAGKQADLGVVPLENSLQGTIGQSLDNFQRYNVFIQAEITCRVSHALLSLATSLDAIDTVYSHPQPLAQCAAWLKAHLPKARIIPTDSTAAAAALLAKEPNAASIGHLRLAAMHNLTVLASPIEDLPDNWTRFFIIGPEDTKQQTRDKTSILFTVPNKPGALFQVLSHLAGEGINLTKLESRPIRGEKWQYVFFADLQCDLTREEYKKLLATLTENTHSLRILGCYPAGAQVDLADGVTGKTEE, from the coding sequence ATGAACCCGGACAGCCCCGCCAACGCCGCCCCCCCGGGTTCCCTGGAAGAAGCCCTGCTGGAAATCCGCCACGGCATCGACGCCCTGGATAACGACATCCTGGTCCTGCTGAGTAAACGCGCCGCCCTGAGCCTGGAGGTAGGGCGGCGCAAAGACGGCCGCGACAGCGCCATCTTCAAGCCCTTCCGGGAACAGGAAGTCCTCGACCGCCTCGTCAAAGCCAACCCCGGCCCGCTGCCGGCCGGCCATCTGCTCAGCATCTACCGCGAGATTTTATCCTCCTCCCGCCGGCTCCAGCGCCCCGAGCGGGTGGCCTATCTCGGTCCCGAAGGCACCTTCTCCCACTTCGCCGCCATGGCCGCCCTGGGCCATTCCCCGGATTTCCTGCCCCAGACCACCATCGGCGACGTGTTTGCCGCCGTGGCCGGCAAGCAGGCCGATCTTGGCGTCGTGCCGCTCGAAAACTCGCTGCAAGGCACCATCGGCCAGAGTCTGGACAACTTCCAACGCTACAACGTGTTCATTCAGGCCGAAATCACCTGCCGGGTCAGCCACGCCCTGCTCTCCTTAGCCACGAGCCTGGACGCCATCGACACCGTCTATTCGCATCCCCAGCCCCTGGCCCAGTGCGCCGCCTGGCTCAAGGCCCATCTGCCCAAGGCCAGGATCATCCCGACCGATTCCACGGCAGCCGCGGCCGCGCTCCTGGCCAAGGAGCCAAACGCCGCCTCCATCGGCCACCTGCGTCTGGCGGCCATGCACAACCTGACTGTCCTGGCCAGCCCCATCGAGGACCTGCCCGACAACTGGACGCGCTTTTTCATCATCGGCCCCGAAGACACCAAGCAGCAGACCCGCGATAAGACCTCGATCCTGTTTACCGTGCCCAACAAGCCCGGCGCGCTCTTCCAGGTGCTGTCGCATCTGGCCGGCGAAGGCATCAACCTGACCAAGCTCGAATCGCGGCCCATCCGGGGCGAAAAATGGCAGTACGTCTTTTTCGCCGACCTGCAATGCGACCTGACCCGCGAGGAATACAAGAAACTGCTGGCGACGCTGACCGAAAACACCCACAGTCTGCGTATCCTCGGCTGCTACCCGGCCGGGGCCCAGGTGGACCTGGCCGACGGCGTGACCGGGAAGACGGAAGAATAG
- the aroA gene encoding 3-phosphoshikimate 1-carboxyvinyltransferase codes for MPTITAPPSKSVSHRAVIAAALAAGTSRVTGLLDSQDIHRTRECMVAMGADIHPQSDGSIIVSGTAGHPQGGDPETDDAVILDVGESGTTCRLLTAVAAAGKGLFELRGHGRMHDRPIGELITALLPQGLEALYLAKSGCPPMMLVGRGLTGGTTSISLEDSSQYLSGLLLAAPLAAAPLTIEISGKKTVSWPYVAITLSTLADFSVPFAVETRTADGWAATDWRTLTDVVPGQIRFVMQPARYMPRTYAVEADWSSASYFLAAGAVGPAPVTIAGLRLDSLQGDRAMRDILAKMGARIEASEAGLTVHPSDLTGQELDMGRCPDLVPTVAAVACFASGETVIRNVAHLRLKESDRIEAVVENCTRAGAMVTSLDDGMRISPRPLRTDQRVEFSAFDDHRLAMSAAIFELAGIDVVLDNPGCVAKSFPTFWEKWETIREALHAAE; via the coding sequence ATGCCGACCATTACCGCGCCGCCGTCAAAATCCGTGTCCCACCGGGCCGTCATCGCCGCTGCCCTGGCCGCCGGCACCAGCCGCGTCACCGGCCTGCTCGACAGCCAGGACATCCACCGCACCCGGGAGTGCATGGTCGCCATGGGCGCGGACATCCATCCCCAAAGCGACGGCTCCATCATCGTCTCCGGCACCGCCGGCCATCCCCAGGGCGGCGATCCCGAAACCGACGACGCCGTCATCCTCGATGTCGGCGAATCCGGCACCACCTGCCGCCTGCTGACCGCCGTGGCCGCTGCCGGCAAGGGCCTCTTTGAGCTGCGCGGCCACGGCCGCATGCACGACCGGCCCATCGGCGAACTCATAACCGCCCTGCTCCCCCAGGGCCTGGAAGCCCTGTATCTGGCCAAATCCGGCTGCCCGCCCATGATGCTTGTCGGCCGGGGCCTCACCGGCGGCACAACCAGCATCAGCCTGGAAGACAGCTCCCAATACCTTTCCGGGCTGCTCCTGGCCGCCCCCCTGGCCGCCGCCCCGCTCACCATTGAAATTTCCGGCAAAAAAACCGTGTCCTGGCCCTACGTCGCCATCACGCTCTCCACGCTGGCGGATTTTTCCGTGCCGTTTGCCGTGGAAACCCGCACCGCCGACGGCTGGGCCGCCACCGACTGGCGCACCCTCACCGACGTCGTGCCCGGCCAGATCCGCTTCGTCATGCAGCCGGCCCGCTACATGCCGCGCACCTATGCCGTGGAAGCCGACTGGTCGAGTGCGTCGTATTTCCTGGCCGCCGGGGCGGTTGGCCCGGCCCCGGTCACCATCGCCGGCCTGCGCCTGGATTCGCTCCAAGGCGACCGGGCCATGCGCGACATTCTGGCCAAAATGGGGGCGCGCATCGAGGCCTCCGAAGCCGGCCTGACCGTCCACCCGAGCGATCTGACCGGCCAGGAACTGGACATGGGCCGCTGCCCCGACCTCGTGCCCACCGTGGCCGCCGTCGCCTGCTTCGCCTCAGGCGAAACCGTCATCCGAAACGTGGCCCACCTGCGCCTCAAGGAATCGGACCGCATCGAAGCCGTGGTCGAAAACTGCACCCGGGCCGGGGCGATGGTCACCAGCCTGGACGACGGTATGCGCATCAGTCCCCGGCCGCTTCGCACCGATCAGCGCGTGGAATTTTCCGCCTTCGACGACCACCGTCTGGCCATGTCCGCCGCCATCTTCGAACTGGCCGGCATCGACGTGGTCCTCGACAACCCGGGCTGCGTGGCCAAATCGTTCCCGACTTTCTGGGAGAAATGGGAAACGATCCGCGAAGCGCTCCATGCGGCCGAGTAA
- a CDS encoding 3-dehydroquinate synthase II family protein yields the protein MTKEIWLKVVPFDKDVVTLGLESGVDGFVAEAADADRILALGRTKVMTPEEFELIPICCKDDEGTAIESLKACKPTFLAKGWEIIPVENILACTEGLGLECESLDRARLAAGVLERGADKLLITPEAVCDLKTIVNELKLSQGKMDLAAATITNIEHAGLGHRVCVDTTSILKTGEGMLVGNSSAFTFLVNAETESNPYVAARPFRINAGAVHAYCQMPGDKTRYLEELASGSEVLIVSHTGATKTAVVGRIKTEIRPMLLITAEVAGKEGKVFLQNAETIRVVTPEGKPVSVVTLAVGDKVLVSTDVAGRHFGMRIAEDIKEG from the coding sequence ATGACCAAGGAAATATGGCTCAAGGTCGTTCCCTTTGACAAAGACGTCGTCACCCTCGGCCTCGAATCCGGCGTGGACGGATTCGTGGCCGAGGCCGCCGATGCGGACAGAATTCTGGCTCTGGGGCGCACCAAGGTGATGACGCCCGAGGAGTTCGAGCTGATCCCCATCTGCTGCAAGGACGACGAGGGAACGGCCATCGAATCCCTGAAGGCGTGCAAGCCGACCTTCCTGGCAAAGGGTTGGGAGATCATTCCGGTGGAAAACATCCTGGCCTGCACCGAGGGCCTCGGCCTTGAATGCGAAAGCCTGGACCGGGCGCGGCTGGCCGCCGGGGTCCTGGAACGCGGGGCCGACAAACTGCTCATCACCCCCGAAGCCGTGTGCGACCTCAAAACCATCGTCAACGAACTGAAACTCTCCCAGGGCAAAATGGACCTCGCCGCGGCCACCATCACCAATATAGAACACGCGGGCCTGGGGCATCGGGTCTGCGTGGACACCACCAGCATCTTGAAGACCGGCGAGGGGATGCTCGTTGGCAATTCCTCGGCCTTCACCTTCCTGGTCAATGCCGAGACCGAGTCCAATCCCTACGTCGCGGCCCGGCCCTTTCGCATCAATGCCGGCGCGGTCCACGCCTACTGCCAGATGCCCGGGGACAAGACCCGCTATCTGGAGGAGCTGGCCTCGGGCTCGGAAGTGCTCATCGTCTCGCACACCGGCGCAACCAAAACCGCCGTGGTCGGCCGGATCAAAACCGAAATCCGGCCCATGCTGCTCATTACCGCCGAGGTCGCCGGCAAGGAAGGCAAGGTGTTCCTGCAAAACGCCGAGACCATCCGGGTGGTCACCCCCGAGGGCAAACCCGTCAGCGTCGTGACCCTGGCCGTTGGCGACAAGGTGCTGGTTTCCACCGACGTGGCCGGCCGGCATTTCGGCATGCGCATCGCCGAAGACATCAAGGAAGGATGA
- a CDS encoding prephenate dehydrogenase: MPDTHKQGTPTTPQEKVFGEGGGLGEETLFSKKGFPPPGLPSSFAAITTIAMVGAKGGMGRLIAARSRAVGIEVRELGRPLTDETIRAAVAGAELVLVSVPVYATAEVTALLAPHLAAPQILADVGSVKTLPIAAMVDGYSGPVVGTHPLFGPEPAADDGLRVAVMDGRPGQDVWATELVADWCRRVGFAPFASTAEEHDRAAAYVQGLNFVTTVAYLASQPAGGDVEKYLTPSFTRRLVSAEKLITKDAALFTALFEANPYSHEVVRNYRNFLNIAAGGDIDLLVRRAEAWWTAKTEQKDNP, translated from the coding sequence ATGCCTGATACGCACAAACAAGGAACACCCACCACCCCCCAGGAAAAAGTTTTTGGGGAAGGTGGGGGTCTGGGGGAGGAAACCCTTTTTTCCAAAAAAGGGTTTCCTCCCCCAGGTCTTCCCTCCTCCTTCGCCGCTATCACCACCATCGCCATGGTCGGGGCCAAGGGCGGGATGGGCAGGCTTATTGCCGCGCGGAGCCGGGCGGTCGGCATTGAGGTACGCGAGCTGGGTCGGCCGCTGACCGACGAGACAATCCGGGCGGCGGTGGCCGGGGCGGAGCTGGTGCTGGTGTCCGTGCCGGTCTACGCCACGGCCGAGGTGACGGCTCTGCTCGCCCCGCATCTGGCTGCGCCGCAAATTCTGGCCGACGTCGGGTCGGTCAAGACGCTGCCCATTGCCGCCATGGTCGATGGCTACTCCGGGCCGGTGGTCGGCACCCATCCGCTCTTTGGCCCCGAGCCGGCGGCCGATGACGGGTTGCGCGTGGCGGTCATGGACGGCCGGCCCGGTCAAGACGTCTGGGCCACCGAGCTTGTGGCCGACTGGTGCCGACGGGTGGGTTTTGCGCCCTTTGCCTCCACGGCCGAGGAGCATGACCGGGCCGCGGCCTATGTCCAGGGTCTTAATTTCGTCACCACCGTGGCCTATCTGGCCTCCCAGCCGGCCGGCGGCGACGTGGAAAAGTATCTGACCCCGTCGTTTACCCGGCGGCTGGTGTCGGCGGAAAAGCTCATCACCAAGGATGCGGCCCTGTTTACCGCCCTGTTCGAGGCCAATCCGTACAGCCATGAAGTGGTGCGCAATTACCGGAATTTCCTGAATATCGCCGCTGGCGGCGACATTGATCTGCTGGTGCGCCGGGCCGAGGCCTGGTGGACGGCCAAGACGGAACAAAAGGACAACCCATGA
- a CDS encoding anthranilate synthase component II, which translates to MFLLIDNFDSFTFNVVQAFQQLGHDPVVLKNDDPQILELAASGTLEKVCISPGPSNPVNAGLCLQFLELLPPTTPVFGVCLGHQILGHFAGAPVVVADRIMHGKTSDVYHRETGLFAGLPNPMECCRYHSLIVQASKAPEMLEITAWTEQNEVMGMRYRDRPWVGVQFHPESVFTPDGMKLIANFPEKIL; encoded by the coding sequence ATGTTTTTACTTATTGATAACTTCGACTCGTTCACCTTCAACGTCGTCCAGGCCTTCCAGCAGTTGGGGCACGATCCGGTCGTCCTTAAAAACGATGACCCGCAGATTTTGGAATTAGCCGCGTCGGGCACGCTGGAGAAGGTCTGCATCTCGCCCGGCCCGAGCAACCCGGTCAATGCCGGGCTGTGCCTCCAATTTCTGGAGCTGTTGCCGCCGACCACGCCGGTCTTTGGCGTCTGCCTGGGGCATCAGATTTTGGGGCACTTTGCCGGCGCGCCGGTGGTCGTGGCCGATCGCATCATGCACGGCAAGACGTCCGACGTGTACCACCGCGAGACCGGCCTGTTTGCGGGCCTGCCCAACCCCATGGAGTGCTGCCGCTACCATTCGCTCATCGTGCAGGCCTCCAAGGCCCCGGAGATGCTGGAAATCACCGCCTGGACCGAGCAAAACGAAGTCATGGGCATGCGCTACCGCGACCGGCCCTGGGTCGGCGTGCAATTTCACCCGGAGTCGGTCTTCACGCCCGACGGCATGAAGCTGATCGCCAATTTTCCAGAGAAGATTTTGTAA
- a CDS encoding anthranilate synthase component I family protein, whose product MSAITLRQEGTWLPADVQTPISLFLGLVGERPGVLLESAEVDGRLGRYSLIAWDFRLRLRLKDGKLDVSARDPRLAPLEAYTGFDFVEGMRGILADMKILAPEGFDDVPPITRSLVGYFGYGVAGIFEPKLAKVLPPNEAEFCLVLPGRVVLFDHVKHRCLHLSLDEGKKAKIEYANIFAPMDRPVVGKVVNTPDAAGYMDAVAKCKEMIRAGECIQTVLSTQFTTPFSGDPFVIYRRLRQVNPSPYMFFMRLPRVTLLGSSPELLIRCRDGELTTCPIAGTRHRSADPVEDDRLADELLADPKERAEHVMLVDLGRNDLGRMAERGTVKVEKFMTVERFSHVMHIVSYVTATLKKGLDALDVLKCAFPAGTLSGAPKVRAMEMIAELEHGLPRGPYAGCIGWIGLDEGHVNLDTGITIRSMWIRDGMLTWQAGAGIVFDSDPAKEWVECQNKARVIAEVLAAKEEGDVFTY is encoded by the coding sequence ATGAGTGCGATCACGCTTCGCCAGGAAGGGACGTGGCTGCCCGCCGACGTCCAGACGCCCATCAGTCTGTTTCTGGGACTCGTCGGCGAACGGCCCGGCGTCCTGCTCGAAAGCGCCGAAGTGGACGGCCGCCTGGGTCGCTACAGCCTTATTGCCTGGGATTTCCGGCTGCGCCTTCGCTTAAAGGACGGCAAGCTCGATGTGAGCGCCCGCGACCCGCGCCTTGCGCCGCTCGAGGCCTACACCGGCTTTGACTTCGTCGAGGGCATGCGCGGCATCCTGGCCGACATGAAGATTCTGGCCCCGGAAGGCTTTGACGACGTGCCGCCCATCACCCGGTCCCTGGTTGGGTATTTCGGCTACGGCGTGGCCGGCATCTTCGAGCCCAAGCTGGCCAAGGTGCTGCCGCCGAACGAGGCCGAGTTCTGTCTGGTGTTGCCCGGCCGGGTGGTCTTATTTGACCACGTCAAACACCGCTGCCTGCACCTGTCGCTGGACGAAGGCAAAAAGGCCAAGATCGAATACGCCAACATCTTCGCGCCCATGGACCGGCCGGTGGTCGGCAAGGTGGTCAACACCCCGGATGCGGCCGGCTACATGGACGCGGTCGCCAAATGCAAGGAGATGATCCGGGCCGGCGAGTGCATCCAGACCGTGCTCTCCACCCAGTTTACCACGCCCTTTTCCGGCGACCCGTTTGTCATCTACCGCCGGCTGCGGCAGGTAAACCCCTCGCCCTACATGTTTTTCATGCGCCTGCCGCGCGTGACGCTCCTTGGCTCGTCGCCGGAACTGCTCATCCGCTGCCGCGACGGCGAGCTGACCACCTGCCCCATTGCCGGCACGCGCCATCGCAGTGCCGATCCGGTGGAAGACGACCGCCTGGCCGACGAGCTTTTGGCCGATCCCAAGGAACGGGCCGAGCACGTCATGCTGGTCGATCTGGGCCGCAACGATCTGGGCCGCATGGCCGAGCGCGGCACGGTCAAGGTCGAGAAGTTCATGACCGTGGAGCGCTTTTCCCACGTCATGCACATCGTCTCCTACGTGACCGCCACGCTCAAAAAGGGCCTCGACGCCCTGGACGTGCTCAAATGCGCCTTCCCGGCCGGCACGCTTTCCGGCGCGCCCAAGGTCCGGGCCATGGAAATGATTGCCGAGCTGGAACACGGGCTGCCGCGCGGGCCGTATGCCGGCTGCATCGGCTGGATTGGCCTCGACGAGGGGCACGTCAACCTGGACACGGGCATCACCATCCGCAGCATGTGGATTCGTGACGGCATGCTGACCTGGCAGGCCGGGGCCGGCATCGTTTTCGATTCCGATCCGGCCAAGGAATGGGTGGAGTGTCAAAACAAGGCCCGGGTCATTGCCGAAGTGCTGGCTGCCAAGGAGGAAGGCGATGTTTTTACTTATTGA